The DNA window TATTATAAACTATGTTAGTTTAAGAAACAACTTTCATAAATTGGTAAGAAAGTCTAGAAGTAATGTATTAGCATATACTATACTACATTATTTGTATATAATACACTTAGATATCTTTAGATAGTTAGTTAGATATATTTATACAGCTGGCATATTGTTATTGGCTGGATCCCTCGTGTATATAACTTCTTATCTGTTAGTAAGATAACAATAATAACTGAATTTACTTTACTCTTCATATTCTTCGATGAACTCTTCTTGGATATTTTCATCTTCTGCATCCTTTCATTATGCACACTAAGCCATTatcaacatggtatcagagcctggtttaagatccggtgggccaccttctatggtttcggctatcgggccacccaccatttatttccacgctccagttttccagtcctgggcgtgagagggtgtgttaagagtcccacatcggacaatatatggcctgaacatgtccttataagtgggggcaatcctcaccctactagccggttttgtagggttgagttaggttcAACCACATTctcaacatggtatcagagcaatCATAGCTCTGGTAGCCATTTTTTGCTTCCTTGTGATTCGTTTCTTCTTCATTTCTGAATcaccattttttcttttcttcttttgctCTCTCATGGCAAACTAGAGCTACGCCGACTACACCGCCAATTCTGCAAATCCGTACTATTTACATCCGAACGAGAATCCCTCTCTTGTTCTCGCTACACCGCTTCTCACGGATAAGAACTACCACACCTGGGCTCGATCGATGCACATTTCTCTAATCTCCAAGaacaaagagaaattcatcgacgaAACCTTAACTAAGCCACCGGTCTCAGATCCTCTGTATGCACCATGGACCAGATACAATACGATGGTTCTTGCGTGGATTCAGCGTTCGATTTCAGAGCCAATCGCCAAATCGGTGTTGTGGATCGATAACGCTTCTGGTGTGTGGAAGAACTTGCAGATTAGGTTTTCTCAAGGCGATATCTTCCGCATTTCTGATATCCAAGAAGATCTCTATAGATTCAAACAAGGTACTCTCGATGTTTCGAATTATTTTACTCAATTGAAGGTTATGTGGGATGAATTGGAAAACTATCAATCGATTCCTTCTTGTACATGTGTTATACCCTGTTCCTGTGGCGCTATTGCATCCATTAAACACTATAGGGAGCAAGATTATGTTATCCTTTTCTTGAAAGGCTTAACAGAGAAATTTGCGCATTCTAAGTCTCAGATTATGATGATGAGTCCTCTTCCCAGTATTGACAAAGCCTTTTCCCTTGTCATTCAACAAGAAAGAGAGATGGATAATTCTGCATCTAATGCTATTTCATCCACTAGTGCCACTGAAGAGGTTTCAGCATTACACACTCAGACACGTGAAGCCAATTATACGGCCAAACAGGGAGGTCTAAACAACTATCGTGGGAAATCACAAGCTGCTCAGGGATCCAATGCATCTCGAGGAACTAACAGAGTTTGTGTTCACTGTGGCAGGACAAACCATAATGTTGAGACTTGTTTCCTTAAGCATGGATATCCACCAGGCTACAATGGCTACAAAGGAAAGAGCAAGACTCAAGGAGGCACACAATCATCTTCTTCTACTGCTAATGCTAGTCATAGCACAGAATCATCCTCTCAGAGTTCAGCTACATCTTCATTTGGTTTTACTTGAGAGAAGTATGATAGCATTCTTGCCTTGCTTCAACAATCCAAGCCACCATCCAATGTCAACTCTGTGTCTACCTCACCTTTTGTTATGCACTCCAATTCTTCAAATGTGAATGGTAAGAACCCTAACCTTTGGATTCTTGATACAGGTGCTACTGATCATTTTACTTTTCATTTTGCTTCTTTCATTGATCATAAATATATCGTGCCTATCCCTGTAAATCTCCCCGATGGATCACAAATTGTTGCATCCATTTCTGGTACAATAGTTGTCTCTCCCTCCCTCATATTGCAAAATGTGCTTTATGTTCCTAATTTTCATATAAACCTCATATCTGTAGCTAAACTTGTTGACACCAATCATTGCTCTGTCCAATTTAACCCTGATTCTTGTACCATTGTGCAGAATCATTCCAAGGAAATGATTGGTACAACTAAGCTGCACAGGGGGCTGTATACTCTTGACTCCACTCCCTCTCATTCTTCTGCTAATAATTCTTCTGTAAATTCCAATAATTCATGTAATTTGTGGCATATGAGATTAGGTCACATTTCTAAGATAGGTTTACATAGCAtttcaaaactttttcctttCATTCCTTGTAATGCTGATAATGTACCTTGTGATTACTGTcaatatgcaaaacaaaagaaACTTCCTTTTCCTAAAAGTGTTTCTAACTCGACTGCTCCTTTTAATATTTTGCATGCTGATTTGTGGGGACCTTTCTCTACCATTTCTACCCTAGGTCATAGATACTTTCTAACCCTTGTAGATGACTATACCAGACACACATGGGTCATATTTCTTAAAACAAAAGATCAAACCAAACCAAGTCTTATCAACTTCATAGCCTATATAGAAAACCAGTTCCAAACAACTTTAAAATGCCTAAGGTCAGATAATGGCACTGAGTTTCTTACTATGTCTGATTATCTTCTTACCAAAGGCATTCTTCATCAAAGAACATGTGTAGAGACCCCCCAACAGAATGGTGTGGTGGAAAGAA is part of the Vicia villosa cultivar HV-30 ecotype Madison, WI linkage group LG2, Vvil1.0, whole genome shotgun sequence genome and encodes:
- the LOC131649511 gene encoding uncharacterized protein LOC131649511, giving the protein MHISLISKNKEKFIDETLTKPPVSDPLYAPWTRYNTMVLAWIQRSISEPIAKSVLWIDNASGVWKNLQIRFSQGDIFRISDIQEDLYRFKQGTLDVSNYFTQLKVMWDELENYQSIPSCTCVIPCSCGAIASIKHYREQDYVILFLKGLTEKFAHSKSQIMMMSPLPSIDKAFSLVIQQEREMDNSASNAISSTSATEEVSALHTQTREANYTAKQGGLNNYRGKSQAAQGSNASRGTNRVCVHCGRTNHNVETCFLKHGYPPGYNGYKGKSKTQGGTQSSSSTANASHSTESSSQSSATSSFGFT